One genomic region from Anabaena sp. PCC 7108 encodes:
- a CDS encoding sulfite exporter TauE/SafE family protein, producing MLDLLLMTILGFLGSFGHCFGMCGPLAVAFSLSHQEETQDWQQQLKFHTLLNLGRMLSYALVGAGIGALGSVLVESGQLAGIGSDFRRWIAIITGIMLIWFGLGQLKPDLLPRIPLLHPLLKGSLHNRLSASMVKLSLHSKWWTPGLLGMTWGLMPCGFLYAAQIKAAATGNLWHGAITMLAFGLGTLPTMLGVGVSTSLMSKDRRSQLFRLGGWVTLIIGAITLLRTGDTMVDYSGHAALICLILALIARPISSCWASPLRYRRALGVAAFILSGVHITHMIEHSLQWNFAAFEFLPWQFQWGMIAGAVALMLMTPAALTSFDQIQKYLGKYWRQIHLLSVPALLLSTIHAVLIGSHYLGSLLTWENTLATVLLGIITIGVLLVRWRCFWSKLSIEKLYVPPNKSR from the coding sequence ATGTTGGATTTATTGCTGATGACAATCCTGGGATTCCTGGGGAGTTTTGGACATTGCTTCGGGATGTGTGGACCTTTAGCAGTGGCATTTTCCCTTTCCCATCAAGAAGAAACTCAAGATTGGCAACAGCAATTAAAATTTCATACCCTGCTAAACTTAGGGCGAATGTTGAGTTATGCACTGGTTGGCGCTGGGATTGGCGCACTAGGTTCGGTATTAGTCGAAAGTGGGCAATTAGCTGGGATTGGTAGCGATTTCCGTCGCTGGATAGCAATTATTACAGGTATAATGCTGATCTGGTTTGGTTTAGGACAACTCAAGCCAGACTTATTACCACGTATTCCTTTATTGCACCCTCTCTTAAAAGGTAGTTTACACAACCGACTTAGTGCAAGTATGGTGAAGCTCTCCTTACACAGTAAATGGTGGACACCAGGACTATTAGGGATGACTTGGGGTTTAATGCCTTGCGGTTTTTTATACGCTGCTCAAATTAAAGCCGCAGCTACAGGTAATTTATGGCATGGTGCAATCACTATGTTAGCTTTTGGTTTGGGAACTTTACCCACAATGTTGGGAGTAGGTGTTTCCACTTCCTTAATGAGTAAAGATCGGCGGAGTCAGTTGTTTCGCTTGGGTGGTTGGGTGACACTGATCATTGGCGCAATTACCCTGTTGCGGACTGGTGACACAATGGTAGACTACAGCGGACACGCCGCCTTGATTTGCCTAATTCTGGCGCTAATTGCTCGTCCGATTAGTAGCTGCTGGGCATCACCTCTGCGCTACCGTCGTGCTTTAGGAGTAGCTGCTTTTATTCTGTCTGGGGTGCATATAACCCACATGATAGAACACTCGCTCCAATGGAATTTTGCCGCTTTCGAGTTTTTGCCTTGGCAATTTCAATGGGGAATGATTGCAGGTGCTGTGGCATTAATGTTAATGACTCCTGCTGCTCTTACAAGTTTTGATCAAATTCAGAAGTATTTAGGTAAGTATTGGCGGCAAATTCATCTTTTAAGCGTTCCAGCTTTACTATTGAGTACCATTCATGCAGTTTTAATTGGTTCTCATTATCTAGGTTCTTTATTGACTTGGGAAAATACATTAGCGACTGTATTACTGGGAATCATCACTATCGGGGTGTTATTAGTCCGTTGGCGCTGTTTTTGGTCAAAATTAAGTATAGAAAAGTTGTATGTTCCTCCCAACAAGTCGCGGTAA
- a CDS encoding alpha/beta hydrolase, translated as MFTGKSWKNLKIVAGVLSTITITQLLGANTSAQAADTLVVRYGALEESASFADLKKAAETGELPDSLGTYTKRLNEQQRSFLVRGLRIRVPVNVVTINRLLNTQLGNTILNDISKAIIRDDQAGVQALRSGLILGASSSQGLSVLNFIAAYPSKRLEISVPQALTVAQSLNMAFWRTQQLMLAITPRIDPTKVQVSDSVDPTQPGSAEVQVLNLNLNDEKRQRNIPVDVYWSNSANTEKPVIVFSHGFGTNRTDLRYLAEHLASHGYVVAALEHSGSNLTSKNLAVKNKTPLLKPQEFVDRPKDISFVLDELEKLNQMADNPLKGKLATNKTMVVGYSFGGTTALTLAGGELQIDSLKKSCEKNLAKLNLLQDFLCVAKELPENSYQLRDDRIKQIVALNPATSLVFGETGLTKVQVPTLVLTSSADDVTPPLTEQIISFAKVPSPKWLVGAVGGTHLSVMDASLINHNQGKTNSSFSSREVVGEKSADIRKYVKAITLAMAAQLTPEANKYAVFLTPDYALISSTSLFPFRLVKELPPNVLGLTKGLGE; from the coding sequence ATGTTCACAGGAAAAAGCTGGAAAAATCTGAAGATAGTTGCAGGTGTACTCAGTACTATCACAATCACGCAATTATTGGGAGCAAACACTTCTGCACAAGCTGCGGATACGTTGGTGGTTCGGTATGGTGCTTTAGAAGAATCGGCTTCTTTTGCAGATTTAAAAAAAGCTGCCGAAACTGGAGAATTACCCGATAGTTTAGGAACTTACACCAAAAGATTAAACGAACAACAACGCAGTTTCCTAGTGCGCGGATTAAGAATTAGAGTACCCGTGAATGTCGTCACTATCAATAGGTTACTCAATACCCAACTTGGGAACACTATTCTTAATGACATCTCTAAGGCTATAATCCGCGATGATCAAGCTGGAGTTCAAGCACTCAGATCAGGTTTAATTTTAGGTGCTAGTTCGTCCCAAGGTCTATCTGTACTCAATTTTATTGCTGCTTATCCCAGTAAACGCCTAGAAATTAGTGTACCGCAAGCGTTGACAGTGGCACAGAGTTTGAATATGGCTTTTTGGCGGACTCAGCAGTTGATGCTGGCCATAACTCCCCGAATTGACCCCACAAAAGTACAAGTTTCTGACTCTGTTGATCCTACACAGCCAGGAAGCGCCGAAGTACAAGTCCTCAACTTAAATCTGAATGATGAAAAGCGCCAACGTAATATTCCCGTAGATGTTTACTGGTCAAATTCTGCAAATACCGAAAAACCTGTAATTGTCTTTTCTCATGGTTTTGGTACAAATCGTACAGATTTGCGTTATTTAGCTGAACATCTGGCTTCTCATGGTTATGTAGTCGCAGCTTTAGAACATTCTGGTAGTAATCTGACAAGCAAGAATTTAGCAGTCAAAAATAAAACTCCATTGCTTAAACCTCAAGAATTTGTAGATAGACCAAAAGATATTAGCTTTGTTTTAGATGAATTAGAAAAGCTAAATCAAATGGCTGATAACCCATTAAAAGGGAAACTAGCAACTAATAAAACTATGGTTGTTGGTTATTCTTTTGGTGGGACTACAGCTTTAACATTGGCTGGGGGTGAATTACAAATTGACAGTCTTAAAAAAAGCTGTGAGAAAAATCTAGCTAAATTGAATTTGCTGCAAGATTTCTTGTGTGTAGCTAAAGAATTACCAGAAAATAGCTATCAATTACGAGATGACAGAATCAAACAGATAGTAGCCCTTAATCCTGCTACTTCTTTGGTGTTTGGTGAAACAGGTTTAACAAAGGTGCAAGTACCAACTTTAGTATTAACAAGTTCAGCCGATGATGTCACTCCACCTTTAACTGAACAAATTATCAGTTTTGCGAAAGTTCCCTCTCCTAAATGGTTGGTTGGTGCAGTTGGTGGTACTCATCTGAGTGTGATGGATGCTAGTTTGATTAATCATAATCAGGGAAAAACCAATTCATCTTTTTCTAGTCGGGAAGTAGTGGGTGAAAAATCCGCAGATATTCGCAAATATGTTAAAGCTATTACTTTAGCAATGGCTGCACAGTTAACTCCAGAAGCAAACAAGTATGCAGTTTTCTTGACTCCAGATTATGCTCTAATTTCCTCAACTTCACTGTTTCCATTTCGGCTAGTGAAGGAACTTCCTCCCAATGTGTTGGGGTTGACGAAAGGATTAGGTGAATAA